Proteins encoded by one window of Musa acuminata AAA Group cultivar baxijiao chromosome BXJ2-9, Cavendish_Baxijiao_AAA, whole genome shotgun sequence:
- the LOC103997799 gene encoding uclacyanin 1-like gives MAATRAVAAIVTVAALLHVAIATRYTVGGPTGGWNTITDLQAWASTKRFAPGDSLIFTYTSSHDVLEVTKAAYDACSATTPMESHTGGNTAIKLSVPGKRYFICGVPGHCAAGMKLDVDVISTAVGAPPPKHHYPPASPKSTSHSPSEPPMVAPSRAPSASFPPMSHAPGVAPSMTSAARGCMQCANLAVGLAMGVLLILAA, from the exons ATGGCGGCAACACGAGCAGTTGCAGCAATCGTAACAGTAGCAGCTCTCCTTCATGTAGCCATCGCCACAAGGTACACAGTCGGAGGGCCGACTGGAGGATGGAATACAATCACGGACTTGCAGGCATGGGCATCAACCAAGAGATTTGCTCCTGGAGACAGCCTAA TTTTCACGTATACATCATCCCATGACGTGCTGGAGGTGACAAAGGCAGCCTACGACGCATGCTCTGCAACCACTCCAATGGAGTCCCACACCGGCGGCAACACTGCGATCAAGCTTTCGGTCCCCGGCAAGAGATACTTCATTTGCGGGGTGCCGGGCCACTGTGCAGCGGGGATGAAGCTCGATGTTGACGTCATCTCCACGGCCGTGGGAGCTCCACCGCCGAAACACCACTATCCTCCTGCATCGCCCAAGTCAACATCTCACTCGCCTTCGGAGCCTCCCATGGTTGCACCATCGAGAGCCCCTTCGGCTTCATTCCCACCGATGAGTCACGCGCCCGGCGTTGCGCCTTCCATGACATCTGCAGCTCGCGGTTGTATGCAGTGCGCGAATCTTGCCGTGGGTCTGGCAATGGGAGTTCTGTTGATTTTGGCTGCGTGA
- the LOC103997798 gene encoding cysteine-rich receptor-like protein kinase 44, whose amino-acid sequence MHSWNYFRILAQLLFLLSLYNARHTVSWETCPTDSNFTTNSTYHSNLNLLLPSLTSATVSSGYANRSAGSSPDQVFGLALCQLDVSQDKCQACLATAVDTLHSRCSYAKDAATWGDHCFLAYSNTKFSAESNKSSFYQILYNGGEVSETSRFVDLVGELMNALINWAAYKTDSMFAIGEANFTSATNLYGLVQCTRDQSDDDCFLCLRQSLASMQSCCLKNQGGVVLKYRCYLRYETYSYYNMSVATSPLPPLSSAFSSAPPPGATANPPPPPAVVDSNSSSSSARDAGKKQNSKIVVAVVIPILGAVMLVAALLIFLWRTKIFARKSNVGGAKSQKANSLLFDLETLKVATNNFSDANKLGEGGFGPVYKGVLCGGQEIAVKRLARSSQQGFAELRNEVAFIAKLQHRNLVRLIGFCSEEEKLLVYEFLPNRSLDKILFDPTKCGQLNWERRYKIIEGIARGLLYLHEDSRLRIIHRDLKPGNILLDQHMNPKISDFGLSKLLVDQDRSKESASRIVGTNGYIAPEYALHRHFSDKSDVYSYGVLVLEIITGRRISEFRGSGHRANLQSYAWKYWNKGKALQIVDQNLCDRFQREEALRCIRTALLCVQENPSKRPTMASVVLMLSSSSMTTPSPSTPGFLIERSGTTDSNESTGNRSPEIKNEREGSSTSINGVSITVLEPRQ is encoded by the exons ATGCATTCCTGGAATTACTTCCGGATACTTGCgcagctcctcttcctcctctccctctataACGCACGCCACACTGTATCATGGGAAACGTGTCCAACAGACTCCAACTTTACCACCAACAGCACCTACCATTCCAACCTCAACCTCCTCCTCCCGTCCCTCACCTCGGCCACCGTCTCCTCCGGCTACGCGAACAGATCTGCAGGGAGTTCCCCAGACCAAGTCTTCGGCCTGGCGCTTTGCCAACTCGACGTTTCTCAAGATAAATGCCAAGCTTGCCTCGCCACCGCCGTCGACACCCTCCATAGTCGCTGCTCCTACGCAAAAGATGCGGCTACCTGGGGAGATCACTGCTTCCTTGCTTACTCCAACACAAAATTCTCGGCCGAGAGCAACAAATCATCCTTTTACCAAATCTTATACAACGGAGGAGAAGTTTCGGAGACGTCGAGATTCGTGGATCTGGTGGGGGAATTGATGAATGCCCTCATCAACTGGGCTGCCTACAAGACGGACAGCATGTTCGCCATTGGAGAAGCCAACTTTACGAGCGCCACCAATCTGTATGGATTGGTGCAGTGCACCAGGGATCAGTCTGATGATGACTGCTTTCTGTGTCTTCGGCAGTCGTTGGCTTCAATGCAGAGTTGTTGCTTGAAAAACCAGGGAGGGGTGGTGTTGAAGTACAGGTGCTACTTGAGGTACGAGACATATTCATACTATAATATGTCAGTCGCGACATCTCCACTGCCTCCGCTGTCATCTGCATTCTCTTCAGCACCTCCGCCTGGAGCTACGGCCAATCCACCGCCTCCGCCTGCTGTGGTGGACTCCAACTCTTCGTCATCATCGGCGAGAGATGCAG GAAAAAAGCAGAACTCTAAAATAGTAGTGGCTGTCGTCATTCCCATCCTCGGTGCTGTGATGCTTGTGGCAGCGCTTTTGATTTTTTTGTGGAGGACGAAAATATTTGCCAGAAAGTCGA ATGTTGGAGGAGCGAAAAGTCAGAAGGCAAACTCTCTGTTATTTGATTTGGAGACACTGAAGGTTGCAACCAACAACTTCTCGGACGCAAACAAGCTTGGAGAAGGGGGATTTGGACCAGTTTATAAG GGCGTACTATGTGGTGGCCAGGAAATAGCTGTGAAAAGACTCGCAAGAAGCTCACAGCAAGGATTTGCAGAGCTAAGAAACGAGGTTGCGTTTATTGCTAAGCTTCAGCATAGAAATCTTGTGAGGCTCATCGGTTTTTGCTCGGAAGAAGAGAAGCTACTCGTCTATGAGTTCCTCCCAAACAGAAGCCTAGACAAAATTTTGTTTG ATCCCACAAAATGTGGTCAACTAAACTGGGAAAGGCGCTACAAGATTATCGAAGGGATTGCAAGAGGACTTCTTTACCTTCATGAGGATTCCCGCCTAAGGATTATTCATCGAGATCTAAAACCCGGTAATATCTTGCTAGATCAGCACATGAACCCCAAGATATCTGACTTTGGTCTTTCAAAGCTGTTGGTCGACCAAGACAGATCAAAAGAGAGTGCTAGCCGAATAGTTGGAACAAA CGGATACATTGCTCCAGAGTATGCTTTGCATCGGCACTTCTCGGACAAATCGGATGTGTACAGCTACGGAGTGTTGGTGCTTGAGATTATAACTGGTCGAAGAATCAGCGAGTTTCGTGGATCAGGTCATCGCGCAAACCTGCAGAGCTAT GCATGGAAGTACTGGAACAAAGGGAAGGCGTTGCAGATAGTGGATCAAAACTTATGTGACAGGTTTCAAAGGGAAGAAGCTTTACGATGCATTCGCACGGCGTTACTGTGCGTTCAAGAAAACCCCTCGAAGAGACCCACCATGGCATCGGTTGTTCTCATGCTGAGCAGTTCCTCGATGACTACTCCATCTCCTTCTACTCCTGGGTTTCTCATTGAGAGAAGTGGAACCACTGATTCAAATGAATCCACAGGAAATAGGTCTCCAGAAATCAAGAACGAGAGAGAAGGCAGTTCAACGTCAATAAATGGAGTCTCAATTACTGTACTGGAACCTCGACAATAG